The sequence GGGTCATATCCTTTTTCCGCTAGATAATCAATTGCCTCTTCAGTGGCATCCATGCTAATATGTTGCTTGGAAACCATTTTTTTCAATTGTTCTAATTGCAATCTGACAATATCCTTAATATTGGATTTATCCAAAGGAGTAAACATAATAATATCATCTATCCTGTTTAAAAACTCTGGACGAATTGTTTTTCGCAACAACCCCATTACTTCAACACGTGCGGCACTAGCTGCGCTTTCCACGTCAACAGCATCTTCAAACTTTTCTTGGATTATTTGGCTACCCATATTACTGGTCATGATAATAATGGAGTTCTTGAAATCTGCAACCCGACCTTTATTATCCGTCAATCTACCTTCATCCAATACTTGTAAAAGAATGTTGAATGTATCTGGGTGTGCTTTTTCAATTTCATCTAAAAGCACTACAGAATATGGTTTCCTTCTAACGGCTTCTGTCAGTTGACCTCCTTCATCATAGCCAACGTACCCAGGAGGCGCGCCTACCAATCTACTTATGGAATGACGCTCTTGATACTCACTCATGTCTATACGGGTAATGGCGTTCTCATCATCAAATAAATAGGCAGCCAGCGTTTTTGCCAACTCGGTTTTTCCAACCCCTGTGTTTCCTAAAAATAAGAAAGAACCAATAGGTTTTTTTGCATCTTGTAAACCCGCCCGGCTTCTTCTAATAGCATCGGAAACAGCAATTATGGCTTCTTCTTGACCCACAACACGTTTATGTAAAACATCTTCTAACTGTAAGAGTTTTTCGCGTTCGCTCTGCAACATTTTGGTCACGGGAATACCAGTCCATTTGGCTACTACTTCTGCAATGTCCTCATTGGTCACCTCTTCTTTGATAAGTGTTCCGGCACTTTGCTGATTGGCCAACTCATCTTGTAATTGTTCCAGTTTTTCTTGGGATTCTTTTATTTTTCCATAGCGTAGTTCTGCTACTTTGCCATAATCTCCATTACGCTCGGCGCGCTCTGCCTCCAGTTTAAAGTTTTCAATATTCTGTTTGGTTTTCTGTATGTTATCTACAACAGTCTTCTCGCTTTCCCATTTGGCAAAAATCTCGTTTCGCTCTTCTTTGAGATTGGCAAGCTCAAGGTTTAAACTTTGCAGTTTTGCCTTGTCATTCTCACGCTTTATCGCTTCAATCTCAATTTCCAACTGCATAATTTTCCTGTCCAGTACATCCAATTCTTCCGGTTTGGAATTGATTTCCATCCGCAGTTTAGATGCAGCTTCGTCCATAAGGTCAATAGCTTTATCTGGTAGAAAACGATTTGTGATATAACGTTGAGAGAGTTCTACAGCAGAAATTACGGCTTCATCTTTAATACGAACTTTATGGTGTGCCTCATACTTTTCCTTTATTCCTCGGAGAATAGAAATGGCACTTTCGGTATCAGGTTCATC is a genomic window of Flagellimonas sp. CMM7 containing:
- the clpB gene encoding ATP-dependent chaperone ClpB, with product MNFNNYTIKSQEAIQQAQQLAQGHGHQQIENEHLFKAISEVDENVLPFILKKLNVNTALLNQILEKELESFSKVSGGEIMLSREAGKSLNEASIIAKKQGDEFVSIEHLLPAIFKSKSKIAQILKDQGVTEKDLTAAIQELRKGGKVTSQSAEDTYNSLDKYAKNLNQLADSGKLDPVIGRDEEIRRVLQILSRRTKNNPMLVGEPGVGKTAIAEGLAHRIVQGDIPENLKNKTLYSLDMGALIAGAKYKGEFEERLKSVIKEVTSSDGDIVLFIDEIHTLVGAGGGQGAMDAANILKPALARGELRAIGATTLDEYQKYFEKDKALERRFQKVVIDEPDTESAISILRGIKEKYEAHHKVRIKDEAVISAVELSQRYITNRFLPDKAIDLMDEAASKLRMEINSKPEELDVLDRKIMQLEIEIEAIKRENDKAKLQSLNLELANLKEERNEIFAKWESEKTVVDNIQKTKQNIENFKLEAERAERNGDYGKVAELRYGKIKESQEKLEQLQDELANQQSAGTLIKEEVTNEDIAEVVAKWTGIPVTKMLQSEREKLLQLEDVLHKRVVGQEEAIIAVSDAIRRSRAGLQDAKKPIGSFLFLGNTGVGKTELAKTLAAYLFDDENAITRIDMSEYQERHSISRLVGAPPGYVGYDEGGQLTEAVRRKPYSVVLLDEIEKAHPDTFNILLQVLDEGRLTDNKGRVADFKNSIIIMTSNMGSQIIQEKFEDAVDVESAASAARVEVMGLLRKTIRPEFLNRIDDIIMFTPLDKSNIKDIVRLQLEQLKKMVSKQHISMDATEEAIDYLAEKGYDPQFGARPVKRLIQKEVLNNLSKELLAGKIKADSIVLLDSFDEQLVFRNQNELVK